A genomic stretch from Chryseobacterium sp. SNU WT5 includes:
- a CDS encoding HAD-IB family hydrolase, with protein MKKLYCFDFDGTLTHKDTMFLYLKFYNSSKFNQQFIKHIPLFILLKLNLLDAEKIKKSFISAILKGESKLKIEAKSQEFFDKFYPDIFRENALEFIKNIDYSKTDCYIVTASLDIWVKPFAEKFGMKLLATRAEFKNDVFTGNFVGKNCNGLEKVNRIKEATADGRYDKTIAFGDTSGDQQILDWANEGQFKFFH; from the coding sequence ATGAAAAAATTATACTGCTTTGATTTTGACGGAACTTTGACTCATAAAGATACCATGTTTCTTTATCTGAAATTTTATAATTCTTCAAAATTTAATCAACAGTTCATCAAGCATATTCCACTATTTATATTGTTGAAATTAAATCTTTTAGATGCAGAAAAAATAAAAAAAAGTTTTATTTCTGCGATTTTAAAAGGAGAGTCTAAGTTAAAAATAGAAGCTAAATCACAAGAGTTTTTTGATAAATTCTATCCAGATATCTTTAGAGAAAATGCGCTGGAATTCATTAAGAATATTGATTACTCAAAAACGGATTGTTATATCGTTACAGCTTCCCTCGATATTTGGGTGAAACCATTTGCGGAAAAATTTGGAATGAAACTTTTGGCAACAAGAGCTGAGTTTAAAAATGATGTATTCACGGGAAATTTCGTTGGAAAAAATTGCAATGGACTAGAAAAGGTTAATCGGATTAAAGAAGCAACTGCCGATGGAAGGTATGATAAAACCATCGCTTTTGGTGATACTTCTGGCGATCAACAAATTTTGGATTGGGCAAATGAAGGTCAGTTTAAATTTTTTCATTAA
- the trxA gene encoding thioredoxin, producing MALEITDQSFQETVLNSDKPVLVDFWAVWCGPCRMLGPIVEEVAADFDGRAIVGKVDVDNNQQVSVDYGIRNIPTILIFKNGEVVDKIVGVASKEVITEKLSTHL from the coding sequence ATGGCATTAGAAATTACAGATCAATCGTTTCAGGAAACAGTATTGAATTCAGATAAACCAGTATTGGTAGATTTTTGGGCAGTATGGTGTGGGCCTTGTAGAATGTTAGGACCAATCGTAGAGGAAGTTGCTGCAGATTTTGACGGTAGAGCGATCGTAGGAAAAGTTGATGTGGATAATAATCAGCAGGTATCAGTAGATTACGGTATCAGAAATATTCCAACTATTTTGATTTTCAAGAATGGAGAAGTAGTTGATAAAATTGTAGGTGTTGCTTCAAAAGAAGTGATTACAGAGAAATTATCTACACACTTATAA
- a CDS encoding glucose-1-phosphate adenylyltransferase, translated as MKPSVISIVLGGGRGSRLFPLTYSRSKPAVPIAGKYRLVDIPISNCLNSGFNRILVLTQYNSASLNSHIKNSFHFDIFSRGFVDILAAEQNNESEEWYQGTADAVRQSMKHLDKYDYEYILILSGDQLYQMDFREMIDFHCKNKGDITIATIPVNGHDATGFGILKSDEEGNITSFIEKPQSDLLVDWKSEVSEKNKKEGKDYLASMGIYVFSKDVLKKMFAEDPGDDFGGELIPNGIGVYKTLSFQYEGYWTDIGTIQSFFDANLDLTKDFPNFNLFSKSPIYTRARMLPPSKILGSYVSKAIFGDGCVVMADKIENSIVGNRSRIDKGSTLMNSYMMGADFYQETKEIVDNDEKGVPNLGVGKYCYIERAILDKNCRIGDNVRIIGGNHLADGDYENHSVKDGIIVIKKNAVIPPGTQIST; from the coding sequence ATGAAACCCAGCGTAATTTCTATAGTTCTTGGCGGTGGAAGAGGAAGCAGATTATTTCCTCTTACTTATTCTCGTTCCAAACCAGCGGTTCCGATTGCCGGAAAATATAGATTGGTAGATATTCCGATTTCTAACTGTTTGAATTCAGGGTTTAATAGAATTTTGGTGCTGACTCAGTATAACTCGGCTTCTCTAAACTCTCATATTAAAAATTCATTTCATTTTGATATTTTTAGTAGAGGCTTTGTAGATATTTTAGCAGCCGAGCAGAATAATGAAAGTGAAGAATGGTATCAGGGTACAGCAGATGCCGTGCGCCAGTCTATGAAACACTTAGATAAGTATGACTACGAGTATATTCTGATATTATCTGGTGATCAGTTATACCAAATGGATTTCAGGGAGATGATTGATTTTCACTGTAAAAACAAAGGAGATATCACTATTGCAACTATTCCTGTAAATGGACATGATGCTACTGGATTTGGGATTTTAAAATCTGATGAAGAAGGAAATATTACTTCATTTATAGAAAAACCCCAAAGTGATCTACTTGTAGACTGGAAATCTGAAGTTTCAGAAAAAAATAAAAAAGAAGGGAAAGATTATTTGGCCTCGATGGGAATTTATGTGTTCAGTAAAGATGTTTTGAAAAAAATGTTTGCTGAAGATCCTGGTGATGATTTTGGAGGCGAACTGATTCCTAACGGTATTGGAGTTTACAAAACGCTCAGTTTTCAATATGAAGGATATTGGACAGATATTGGTACGATCCAGTCATTTTTTGATGCTAACTTAGATTTAACAAAAGATTTTCCAAATTTCAATTTATTCAGTAAATCTCCTATTTATACCAGAGCCCGAATGTTGCCACCTTCAAAGATACTGGGGTCATATGTAAGTAAAGCTATTTTTGGAGATGGTTGCGTAGTAATGGCCGATAAAATTGAAAATTCTATTGTCGGAAATAGAAGTAGAATAGACAAAGGAAGTACTTTGATGAACTCTTATATGATGGGTGCAGATTTTTACCAAGAAACTAAAGAAATAGTAGATAATGATGAAAAGGGAGTTCCTAATCTTGGGGTAGGAAAATACTGCTATATCGAACGAGCAATTTTAGATAAAAACTGTCGTATTGGGGATAATGTGCGTATTATTGGTGGAAATCATTTAGCAGATGGTGATTATGAAAACCATTCAGTGAAAGATGGTATTATTGTAATTAAAAAAAATGCAGTTATTCCGCCAGGAACTCAGATTTCGACGTAG
- a CDS encoding SDR family NAD(P)-dependent oxidoreductase: MIVLGSNSEIAQAFVEKALSAGERFSQIYLLTSNRETTEKFAKHLEVKFVQQSQIIEMDLLKPINYAVLEGLTSDLLFCATGYLGLGTAEGLYDNKNTERIIDINFAKLVPVLNFFAEKMERQRSGTMIVLSSVAGERGRQSNFIYGSAKAGLTAYLSGLRNYLFNKKVHVLTIKPGFMATKMTEGLPLNPKLTASPKQAATGIYKAYKTKKDVAYILPMWRIIMLVIKNIPEFIFKKLKL; encoded by the coding sequence ATGATTGTTCTAGGAAGCAACTCAGAAATCGCACAGGCATTTGTTGAGAAAGCATTAAGTGCTGGTGAAAGATTTTCACAAATTTATCTCTTAACTTCAAATAGAGAAACGACAGAGAAGTTTGCAAAACATCTTGAAGTGAAATTTGTACAACAGTCACAGATTATTGAAATGGATCTTCTTAAGCCAATTAATTATGCAGTGCTGGAAGGGCTAACTTCTGACCTTCTTTTTTGTGCGACCGGTTATCTTGGTTTAGGAACAGCAGAAGGGCTTTATGACAATAAGAATACCGAAAGGATCATCGATATCAATTTTGCAAAATTAGTACCTGTACTTAATTTTTTTGCAGAGAAAATGGAGCGACAAAGATCAGGAACAATGATTGTGCTTTCATCAGTTGCAGGCGAGCGGGGAAGACAAAGTAATTTTATTTATGGAAGTGCGAAAGCGGGACTTACAGCGTACTTAAGTGGTTTACGCAATTATCTATTCAATAAAAAAGTTCATGTTTTGACCATAAAACCAGGATTTATGGCGACCAAAATGACAGAAGGATTACCCCTGAATCCCAAATTAACGGCAAGTCCAAAACAAGCCGCTACAGGAATTTACAAAGCATACAAAACCAAGAAAGATGTTGCATATATTTTACCAATGTGGCGTATCATCATGCTTGTGATAAAGAATATTCCAGAATTTATCTTTAAAAAATTAAAACTGTAA
- a CDS encoding FAD-binding oxidoreductase — protein sequence MKPTYKQVIANWGNFPVVEKEIKSEDSTKKIKEYVRNHHDIIARGNGRCYGDAALSENIFSTKRLNKFISFDRLNGIIECESGILLSDVLEVIVPQGYFLFVTPGTKFVTIGGAIASDVHGKNHHAEGCFSEYVMEFSLLNEEGDVLPCSRNQNSEKFWSTIGGMGLTGIILSAKFKLKNIESSYIRQESIKAENLDEIFKLFEESESWTYNVAWIDCLQTDKNLGRSIMMRGEHAFKHELPKKLQGNPLKLKMGSSPSIPFYFPNFVLNNLTVKIFNLLYYFRQSKKEVKSFVHYEQFFYPLDIVNDWNKIYGKSGFIQYQMVIPKESGKEGMKKILETIAKSGNGSFLAVLKLFGKNNPDAYNSFPFEGYTLALDFKVNSKLKKLVSQLDSIVEEFGGRIYLTKDSMSKSSLTNYLQNVQNPKFISMQQKRIDNN from the coding sequence ATGAAACCAACCTATAAGCAGGTCATAGCGAACTGGGGAAACTTCCCCGTCGTGGAAAAGGAAATTAAATCTGAAGATTCTACGAAAAAAATTAAAGAATATGTTCGAAATCACCATGATATTATTGCGCGTGGAAATGGAAGATGTTATGGGGATGCAGCGCTTTCTGAAAATATATTTTCTACCAAAAGACTTAATAAATTCATCAGTTTTGATCGTTTAAATGGAATTATAGAATGTGAATCTGGTATTTTACTTTCCGATGTGTTAGAAGTGATCGTTCCACAAGGCTACTTTCTTTTTGTAACACCAGGTACCAAATTTGTTACCATTGGAGGGGCAATTGCTTCTGATGTACATGGTAAAAATCACCATGCCGAAGGTTGCTTTTCAGAATATGTAATGGAGTTTTCTTTATTAAATGAAGAAGGAGATGTTCTTCCCTGTTCACGGAATCAAAATTCAGAAAAATTTTGGTCCACAATAGGTGGAATGGGCCTTACAGGAATTATTCTGTCGGCTAAGTTTAAGCTGAAAAATATTGAAAGCAGTTATATCCGTCAGGAAAGTATCAAAGCAGAAAATTTAGACGAAATCTTCAAATTATTTGAAGAGAGTGAATCTTGGACCTATAACGTTGCCTGGATAGATTGTCTTCAAACAGATAAAAATTTAGGCAGAAGTATTATGATGAGAGGTGAGCATGCTTTTAAACATGAATTACCCAAAAAATTGCAGGGAAACCCTTTAAAATTGAAGATGGGAAGTAGTCCATCAATTCCTTTTTATTTCCCAAATTTTGTGCTGAACAATCTTACGGTTAAGATATTTAATCTATTATATTACTTTAGACAAAGTAAAAAGGAAGTAAAGAGTTTTGTTCATTACGAACAGTTTTTTTACCCTTTAGATATAGTGAATGACTGGAACAAGATTTACGGTAAAAGTGGTTTTATACAGTACCAAATGGTAATCCCGAAAGAGAGTGGTAAAGAAGGAATGAAAAAAATTCTTGAGACAATTGCTAAAAGCGGGAATGGTTCTTTTTTGGCTGTTTTGAAGTTGTTTGGGAAAAATAATCCGGACGCATACAATTCTTTTCCGTTTGAAGGATATACCCTTGCTTTGGATTTTAAAGTCAATTCTAAGTTAAAGAAGCTGGTGTCGCAGTTAGATTCCATTGTGGAAGAATTTGGTGGAAGAATTTATCTTACGAAAGATTCAATGAGTAAATCCTCATTGACTAATTATCTACAAAATGTTCAGAATCCAAAGTTTATTTCGATGCAACAAAAAAGAATTGATAATAATTAA
- a CDS encoding OmpA family protein has product MKIFSKTNIAALFLSASMLTMTSCEAVKNSNNQQKGTVIGTAAGAILGGVLGNNIGKGKNAPLGAVLGGVIGGVAGNVIGNKMDKQAKEIKDTLPGAEVERVGEGIKVTMKENMVNFGFDSSDLTSSAKLNLDKLADVLKNNPDTNINIYGYTDSKGADSYNLSLSDRRSAAVKSYMMMKGVASSRMMTMGMGEADPIASNDTDAGRAQNRRVEFAITANENMIKDAANNQ; this is encoded by the coding sequence ATGAAAATTTTTAGCAAAACAAATATCGCAGCTTTATTTCTGTCAGCTTCTATGTTGACGATGACGAGTTGTGAAGCAGTAAAAAATTCAAATAACCAACAAAAAGGAACAGTTATAGGTACTGCTGCAGGGGCTATTCTTGGTGGGGTATTAGGAAATAACATTGGTAAAGGTAAAAATGCACCTTTAGGAGCTGTACTTGGTGGTGTTATTGGTGGAGTTGCCGGTAACGTAATTGGTAACAAAATGGACAAACAGGCCAAAGAAATTAAAGATACATTACCTGGTGCTGAAGTAGAAAGAGTAGGAGAAGGAATTAAAGTGACCATGAAAGAAAATATGGTTAATTTCGGATTTGATTCTTCAGATTTAACAAGTTCTGCTAAATTGAACTTAGATAAATTAGCAGATGTTTTGAAAAACAATCCTGATACTAATATCAATATTTATGGTTATACAGATAGCAAAGGTGCTGATAGTTACAACCTATCTCTTTCGGACAGAAGATCTGCTGCTGTGAAGAGCTATATGATGATGAAAGGAGTGGCTTCAAGCAGAATGATGACGATGGGTATGGGGGAAGCTGATCCTATTGCTTCAAATGATACAGACGCTGGTAGAGCACAAAACAGAAGAGTAGAATTTGCGATTACCGCAAATGAAAATATGATTAAAGATGCTGCCAACAATCAGTAA
- a CDS encoding decaprenyl-phosphate phosphoribosyltransferase: protein MTKYLKLLRVEQWVKNLFVFAPLFFSGNIMEMDLLVKSIFAFIIFSITASSIYIINDYSDIESDRKHPEKRNRPLASGAISKSQAKFILGFLLLVNIILLFLSVDFFQQNLWKFIAIIGFYFMMNLAYTFKLKHVAIVDVCIIAIGFVLRVLAGGYTTGILISQWAILLTFVLALVLAIGKRRGELINAQISGRTRKALDGYNVQFADIALSISCALAIVCYLMFTLSPEVQQRFHPRVFYTVFFVVFAFLRYLQQTLVYNKTESPTKIIYKDRYIQVTLVLWLAAFLLQIYFKK, encoded by the coding sequence ATGACTAAATATTTAAAATTGCTTAGAGTAGAACAGTGGGTGAAGAATCTTTTTGTTTTCGCTCCTTTGTTTTTCTCTGGCAATATTATGGAAATGGACCTTTTGGTGAAAAGTATTTTTGCATTCATTATCTTTTCTATCACGGCCAGCAGTATCTACATTATCAACGATTATTCAGATATAGAATCGGATCGGAAACACCCAGAGAAAAGAAACCGACCATTGGCGAGTGGTGCGATTTCAAAAAGTCAGGCAAAATTCATATTGGGCTTTCTGTTGTTGGTTAATATCATTCTCCTGTTTTTAAGCGTAGATTTTTTCCAGCAGAATCTTTGGAAATTTATTGCCATTATCGGTTTCTATTTTATGATGAATTTAGCCTACACTTTCAAATTGAAACACGTTGCAATTGTTGATGTATGTATTATTGCGATTGGTTTTGTGCTTCGAGTGCTTGCTGGCGGTTATACAACAGGGATCCTAATTTCCCAATGGGCAATCTTACTCACCTTTGTTTTGGCTTTGGTTTTGGCAATTGGTAAAAGAAGAGGAGAATTAATTAATGCTCAAATCTCTGGACGGACCAGAAAAGCGCTGGACGGATATAATGTGCAGTTTGCAGACATTGCTCTTTCGATCAGTTGTGCTTTAGCAATTGTTTGTTATTTGATGTTTACCTTATCACCAGAAGTGCAACAGCGATTTCACCCAAGAGTTTTTTACACCGTCTTTTTTGTAGTATTTGCTTTTTTACGGTATTTACAGCAGACTTTAGTGTATAATAAAACTGAATCTCCCACGAAAATTATATATAAAGACAGATATATTCAGGTGACATTAGTTCTTTGGTTAGCAGCGTTTTTATTACAAATTTATTTTAAGAAATGA
- a CDS encoding cysteine desulfurase family protein, with the protein MNKIYLDNAATTPLSEEVIDAMVSVLKNNYGNPSSTHSLGQAAKILIENVRRQVADYLHVSPAEIIFTSCGTESNNMIIKSCVNHLGVERIISSPMEHKCVAETVLDMKKRKGVEVAYLRPDQKGDFDLTQFEALLKSSDKKTLVTLMHANNEIGNLLDIKEVARICKENNALFHSDTVQSMAHMDLDFSDIQVDFASCSAHKFHGPKGSGFAFIRKGSGLKGIITGGPQERSLRAGTENVCGIVGLGKALELYLNNMNEYASHIKEIKQYTIDQLTKKINGVKFNGRSAEKDAGLYTVLSVLLPFKDPMIGLKLDMKGIAISQGSACSSGASKPSMVMMMILDEEEMAKTTPLRVSFSHLTTKQEIDSLVGAVAEIAATLQIENANVLHR; encoded by the coding sequence ATGAATAAAATTTATTTGGATAATGCCGCGACTACGCCATTATCCGAGGAGGTAATCGATGCGATGGTAAGTGTTTTAAAAAATAATTACGGAAATCCATCTTCAACCCACAGTCTTGGACAGGCTGCAAAGATTCTTATTGAAAATGTTAGAAGACAAGTGGCTGATTATCTTCATGTAAGTCCTGCGGAAATTATTTTTACTTCTTGCGGAACAGAGTCAAATAATATGATCATCAAATCTTGTGTTAATCATTTAGGAGTCGAAAGAATCATAAGTTCGCCAATGGAGCACAAATGTGTTGCAGAGACGGTTTTAGATATGAAGAAGCGAAAGGGAGTAGAAGTGGCATACCTTCGTCCTGATCAAAAAGGGGATTTTGATTTAACTCAATTTGAGGCGCTACTTAAAAGTTCGGACAAGAAAACATTGGTTACATTAATGCATGCAAACAACGAAATCGGAAACTTATTGGATATTAAAGAAGTTGCCCGGATTTGCAAAGAAAACAACGCATTATTCCATTCAGATACCGTACAGTCTATGGCGCATATGGATTTAGATTTCTCGGATATTCAAGTTGATTTTGCCTCATGCAGCGCTCACAAATTTCACGGTCCAAAAGGAAGTGGTTTTGCTTTTATTAGAAAGGGTTCTGGTTTGAAAGGAATCATTACCGGCGGGCCACAAGAAAGAAGTTTAAGAGCTGGTACAGAAAACGTATGCGGAATTGTAGGTTTAGGAAAAGCTTTAGAATTGTATTTGAATAATATGAACGAATACGCTTCTCATATTAAAGAAATTAAACAATATACCATCGATCAGCTTACAAAGAAAATAAATGGCGTTAAATTCAATGGTAGAAGTGCAGAAAAAGATGCAGGTTTATATACTGTTTTGAGCGTATTACTACCTTTTAAAGATCCTATGATTGGATTGAAATTAGATATGAAAGGTATCGCAATTTCGCAAGGTAGTGCATGTTCTTCTGGTGCTTCTAAACCGTCGATGGTGATGATGATGATTTTGGATGAAGAAGAAATGGCAAAAACTACACCGTTACGGGTTTCATTCAGCCATTTAACCACAAAACAGGAAATCGATTCGTTGGTCGGTGCAGTAGCTGAAATAGCGGCAACATTACAAATAGAAAATGCAAATGTTTTGCATAGATAG
- a CDS encoding polyketide cyclase, which yields MRWFKFGVIIILAIGGIYAFAMSFVSENKDFIIEKEISFPVDKVFPQFNNLQNFISWSAFLENKKEMSFQFYSPYKGQGSSMSYQNKKEKDLKGDLFIRYENSLKTLKFQLFEGKQHTPYLIDLKFIPINGKTKIIWYIHTPRQPFLKRSLNLISEDFWTENVNKSMVSLEKVLSNKIDKEFQRENIKYDSVFVQKQDSQLLLGINVSTKNSKDALFNNIVINHNKVINYVEIDMGKKEDEYGEPILITEADNFKDKEVSYFYGIPVSKKSGVSDNNFSFRMLNSSTNYVIFYKGSYTNRINSIQQLLTKAKRDTMRIGDLQQTFIEEPTKDDDVILKLSLPVFK from the coding sequence ATGCGATGGTTTAAATTTGGAGTTATTATCATATTGGCAATAGGTGGTATTTATGCCTTTGCAATGAGTTTTGTGTCAGAAAATAAAGACTTTATTATTGAGAAAGAAATTAGTTTTCCAGTAGATAAAGTATTTCCTCAATTTAATAATCTTCAAAATTTCATTTCTTGGAGCGCTTTTCTGGAAAATAAAAAAGAGATGAGTTTCCAATTCTATTCGCCATATAAAGGTCAGGGCAGTTCCATGTCTTATCAGAATAAAAAAGAGAAAGACTTAAAAGGAGATTTGTTTATTCGCTATGAGAATTCACTCAAAACTTTAAAGTTTCAGTTATTTGAAGGAAAACAGCATACTCCTTATTTAATTGATTTAAAGTTTATACCTATTAATGGCAAGACTAAAATTATCTGGTATATTCATACCCCAAGACAACCTTTTCTAAAACGTTCTTTAAATCTAATTTCAGAGGATTTCTGGACAGAAAATGTAAATAAGAGCATGGTCAGTTTGGAGAAAGTGCTAAGTAATAAAATTGACAAAGAGTTTCAGCGCGAGAATATAAAGTACGATAGTGTTTTCGTTCAAAAACAAGATAGTCAGTTGTTGTTAGGAATCAATGTTAGTACAAAAAACAGTAAAGACGCACTTTTCAACAATATCGTGATTAATCATAATAAAGTGATCAATTATGTTGAAATTGATATGGGTAAAAAAGAAGATGAGTATGGCGAACCTATTCTAATTACCGAAGCGGATAATTTTAAAGACAAAGAGGTTTCTTATTTTTATGGAATTCCAGTTTCTAAAAAGTCTGGAGTATCAGATAATAACTTTAGTTTCAGAATGCTTAATTCCTCAACCAATTATGTCATTTTTTATAAAGGTTCCTATACCAATCGCATAAATTCAATTCAACAATTATTGACGAAAGCAAAACGGGATACCATGCGGATCGGCGATCTTCAACAAACCTTTATAGAAGAACCTACAAAAGATGATGATGTGATTTTAAAACTCTCTTTACCTGTTTTCAAATAA